A genomic window from Lotus japonicus ecotype B-129 chromosome 1, LjGifu_v1.2 includes:
- the LOC130731729 gene encoding F-box protein FBW2-like, protein MEMTSDFRPWDELFITDAFGNIFSRLSFEEKMNVIPLVFKSWHQGAKRPCHWQEIEIEDWSSSHEPDQIDRMVENMLRISNGSLKKFCVSGVQNQRVLMLIAENAGSLQTLGLPRSNLSNSIMEEFTSKLKLITSLDVSYCIQIGSQALETIGKNCKQLEVLRRNMHPNDTFGKPLKDDEALAIASNMPKIKRLEMTYNLMTNTGILQILSGCHELEHLDLRGCSGVNIGDIFVNENHPRLQVLGPHVVDIYMGDDDEEASDASELEDLNTHLEDFAVYSDGELQVEEGWGSNEGPGGSRSDESSSSS, encoded by the exons ATGGAAATGACATCTGATTTTCGTCCTTGGGATGAGTTATTTATAACAGACGCTTTTGGAAATATCTTTTCAAGGCTTTCTTTCGAAGAAAAAATGAATGTGATCCCCTTGGTATTTAAATCATGGCACCAAGGAGCAAAGAGACCATGCCATTGGCAAGAGATAGAAATTGAGGATTGGAGTAGCAGTCATGAGCCTGACCAAATTGATCGGATGGTTGAAAATATGCTTAGGATAAGCAATGGATCCTTAAAAAAGTTTTGTGTTTCTGGAGTTCAGAATCAGAGAGTTTTGATGTTGATCGCGGAAAA TGCTGGATCCCTCCAAACTCTAGGGCTGCCAAGAAGCAACCTAAGTAATTCTATAATGGAAGAATTTACTTCGAAGCTCAAATTGATAACTTCCTTAGATGTGAGCTATTGTATCCAAATTGGCTCCCAAGCGCTGGAGACCATTGGCAAGAATTGCAAGCAGCTCGAAGTGTTGCGACGGAACATGCACCCAAATGATACATTCGGCAAGCCCTTGAAAGATGATGAGGCATTGGCAATTGCCTCAAACATGCCAAAGATAAAGCGATTAGAGATGACCTACAATCTGATGACCAATACAGGCATTCTTCAAATTCTGTCAGGCTGTCATGAGCTAGAACATTTGGACCTCAGGGGTTGCTCAGGTGTCAATATTGGCGATATCTTTGTCAATGAGAATCATCCAAGGCTCCAGGTTCTAGGGCCTCACGTGGTAGATATCTACATGggggatgatgatgaagaggcCTCTGATGCCTCAGAATTGGAAGATCTTAACACTCATCTGGAGGATTTTGCTGTATACTCTGATGGAGAGCTTCAAGTTGAAGAAGGTTGGGGGTCTAACGAAGGACCTGGAGGTTCTAGATCTGATgagtcttcttcatcttcataa